Proteins found in one Crassostrea angulata isolate pt1a10 chromosome 3, ASM2561291v2, whole genome shotgun sequence genomic segment:
- the LOC128177952 gene encoding sushi, von Willebrand factor type A, EGF and pentraxin domain-containing protein 1-like isoform X2, with the protein MALTLSSTKFRLLLGVCLSAILINVAGSMSFGGGTEDKKTCRVSELDVNEKGDDDRLVQNGDPFLYGDTIYTCVDGRWLNRASDIPSTLRRKKRGWSRLKCKWGWSRKCDKVNIPPKFTSCPPSGVVIYADRLRTTANHSWTQPTATDPEQGVLPVTLSFGKESGSEFDRGFQAITYEAVDNGGQRAICSFSFTVKVTSCSPIKWPVNGNVNCPPGEFLYGTTCNVTCQKGYEMVPMTNDGIQSITCNANGHKNSLPNICQLIECPSNDPKLYPEHGTVSCTNSNYYNSLCTTKCKEGYTRKMETETVCGEDKTWSNKTPDCKDSQPPLLKRCPENIYTYANKTGPSDPVTWASPLSEDNSGISFVNQTVGPINGSSFPVGQTEIRYIASDLDGNVSPECVFFVIVEEIICEPPLILDSYMTIECPDGYTYGSTCKLGCKSVFPLIGQSNITCEKNITAYPLKGYWNAGGTQPYCQKNPCNPLPSPLNGAMVCDTWLYGRFCQMQCTDKFDIPYGVAGTNGGSFTGAYTCSDLQGTFTPSNVVANCTVRKNPRKTGILGEFSYYTGDCNDATVLTDIKTNFINLMQYQEKRGFAGVCPDETECNVNNTVVTCGPVSGRRKKRHTHEIGTYSGYNSMPTDRTKRNTHEIRVETLLTTSWYNFNSSNVDTFYFLESLQTKLFDVIKDLGRNGSLTVRALSPDNNSFQLGYSDPFCDEGLAVRWSTLTCVPCSVGTYLDNTDPWNPKCYDCPKGTYKDTEDALSCTSCPVGTSTLNQASISENECIAQCKPGEYSVSGLVPCSPCPRSSYQPQSMSSTCLACPPGKSSKSGSTMLSECKDFDVVFKQSGDSLSFSANLTSEETQLTISMWIKIPTALNNIALYKAGTASCDIEILYRNMLYFIINGNEISSNITLNTETWTHVAFILDTTNQFAHIFIDGTKTFSTSIPLAPGISVIDSFSSIIVQNNQENINSVAVSGYRLITGVSSDSDVAQLASMCNASLSSLIDLTIENLIGASVAVPSVCYSTNHCNPNPCNGQICVSEAQSFVCQCENGFTGDNCQNAPRLCSETTCDNAGTCTNNGVNFTCICPTGYRGKRCEIQIVNGGWSEWNAWASCSTTCNGGMKTRTRECKSPPPDSDGIPCDSQFFSESVACNTAPCPSCSELPKSFGTKSNCSTNQDGNTACSLSCRPGLIFSIANPPLDEYICGPGTAYEWNGIPPACGRGHGPRNVQIKANVGYGRLIPCTKAASVAQSLKNNMQGGLQCRYNNICDVQVEISDCALYGRKRRSTSSSIVVTLSVTFTSTDIDLTSYDLYENMSQPLAELFTAIDELSASADQLNSSYSLLSFVVDGITYTSSDVSLTDSVLCESTFGTTDVLCVECPSGTYYLQGLCEVCPIGTYQDEMGKTYCKTCPSGYTTQFVASQSSTACSVPSSASTTENNVKQYPNRRSTQREVYLE; encoded by the exons ACAAGGTCAACATTCCACCAAAGTTCACCAGCTGTCCACCCAGTGGGGTTGTCATTTATGCCGACAGATTAAGGACTACCGCAAATCATAGTTGGACTCAACCTACAGCGACAGACCCCGAACAAGGAGTTTTACC GGTCACGCTGTCTTTTGGAAAGGAATCTGGATCGGAATTTGACAGGGGCTTTCAAGCGATTACATACGAAGCTGTAGACAATGGCGGACAAAGAGCTATTTGCTCATTTAGTTTTACTGTAAAAG tAACATCATGTTCTCCCATTAAATGGCCCGTGAATGGAAATGTGAATTGCCCTCCTGGAGAATTTCTATATGGTACAACATGTAATGTGACATGTCAGAAAGGTTATGAAATGGTCCCAATGACCAATGATGGAATCCAGTCCATAACCTGTAATGCAAATGGCCATAAAAATTCCCTGCCGAATATCTGCCAAC TTATAGAATGCCCTTCAAACGATCCAAAATTGTATCCAGAACATGGAACTGTTTCTTGTACGAATTCAAACTACTACAACAGTTTATGTACAACTAAATGCAAGGAAGGTTATACTCGCAAAATGGAAACAGAAACTGTATGTGGTGAGGACAAAACATGGTCGAATAAAACGCCAGATTGCAaag ATAGTCAACCTCCTTTGCTGAAACGTTGTCcagaaaatatttatacttatgcCAACAAAACAGGTCCGTCTGATCCTGTAACTTGGGCCTCGCCGTTGTCAGAGGACAACTCTGGAATATCCTTTGTCAATCAAACCGTAGGTCCAATTAACGGATCTAGTTTTCCAGTGGGACAAACTGAAATTCGATACATTGCATCAGATCTTGATGGAAATGTTTCCCCTGAATGTGTTTTCTTTGTCATCGTTGAAG AAATAATTTGTGAACCGCCTCTCATACTTGATTCGTATATGACTATCGAATGTCCGGACGGATATACCTATGGATCTACATGTAAACTTGGCTGCAAAAGCGTATTTCCTCTCATTGGACAAAGCAAtattacatgtgaaaaaaaCATCACTGCTTATCCTTTAAAGGGATATTGGAATGCAGGTGGCACGCAACCTTATTGCCAAA AAAACCCCTGCAATCCACTTCCATCGCCATTGAATGGAGCAATGGTGTGCGATACTTGGTTGTATGGACGATTTTGCCAAATGCAATGCACAGACAAATTTGATATTCCATACGGCGTAGCTGGAACAAATGGTGGAAGCTTTACTGGCGCCTATACATGCAGTGATCTTCAAGGAACTTTCACGCCATCCAATGTTGTGGCTAATTGTACAG TTAGGAAAAATCCACGGAAAACAGGTATTTTGGGGGAGTTTTCCTATTACACAGGAGACTGTAATGACGCAACCGTTCTGACAgatattaaaacaaacttcATAAACCTCATGCAATATCAAGAGAAAAGAGGCTTTGCTGGTGTTTGTCCTGATGAAACTGAgtgtaatgtaaacaatacaGTGGTTACTTGTGGACCTGTTTCGGGACGTAGAAAAAAAAGACACACTCATGAAATAGGCACATACAGTGGATATAACAGTATGCCAACGGACAGAACCAAAAGGAATACACATGAAATACGTGTTGAAACATTACTGACAACTTCTTGGTACAATTTTAACTCTTCCAATGTAGACACGTTCTATTTCCTTGAAAGTCTGCAAACTAAACTTTTCGACGTTATAAAAGATCTAGGTAGAAATGGAAGTCTAACAGTAAGAGCTTTGTCTCCAGATAACAACAGTTTCCAACTTGGCTATAGTGATCCTTTCTGTGATGAGGGTCTTGCGGTCAGGTGGAGTACCTTAACTTGTG TTCCCTGCTCTGTTGGTACGTACCTAGACAACACAGACCCATGGAATCCAAAATGCTACGATTGTCCCAAAGGAACCTACAAGGATACAGAAGACGCCCTATCGTGTACATCGTGTCCTGTCGGCACTTCAACCTTAAACCAGGCGTCCATTAGCGAGAACGAATGCATAG CCCAGTGCAAACCCGGGGAGTACTCCGTTTCTGGTCTTGTTCCCTGCAGCCCGTGTCCACGGTCCTCTTATCAGCCACAAAGTATGTCTTCCACGTGCTTAGCCTGTCCTCCAGGGAAAAGTTCAAAATCTGGAAGTACAATGCTGTCTGAATGTAAAG ATTTTGATGTTGTTTTCAAACAATCCGGAGACAGTCTTTCGTTTTCTGCCAATTTAACATCGGAAGAAACACAGCTCACAATATCAATGTGGATTAAGATTCCAACAGCCCTTAACAACATTGCACTTTATAAAGCAGGCACGGCATCGTGTGACATCGAAATTCTATACAGGAACATGCTATACTTTATAATAAATGG caACGAAATATCTTCGAATATAACACTGAACACTGAAACATGGACTCATGTGGCTTTCATTCTGGACACTACAAACCAGTTCGCGCATATATTTATAGACGGTACTAAGACATTCTCTACGTCCATTCCACTAGCACCTGGAATATCCGTGATAGATTCTTTCTCCTCTATCATTGTACAAAATAACCAAGAAAACATCAATA gtgTTGCAGTGTCTGGCTATAGACTTATAACCGGTGTTTCCAGCGATTCTGACGTTGCACAGCTTGCCTCAATGTGTAATGCGTCATTGTCATCCCTTATTGATCTAACAATAGAAAATCTGATTGGAGCATCAGTAGCTGTGCCAAGCGTCTGTTATA GCACAAACCACTGCAACCCTAATCCTTGTAACGGGCAAATTTGTGTGTCTGAAGCACAGAGCTTTGTGTGTCAATGTGAAAATGGCTTTACTGGAGATAATTGCCAAAACGCACCAAGGCTTTGTTCCGAGACCACTTGTGATAACGCAGGCACCTGTACGAACAACGGGGTTAACTTCACTTGTATCTGCCCCACGGGATATCGAGGGAAACGATGTGAAATACAAATAG TGAATGGCGGTTGGAGCGAATGGAACGCTTGGGCTTCGTGTTCTACAACGTGTAATGGTGGAATGAAAACAAGAACTCGAGAATGCAAAAGTCCTCCGCCGGATTCTGACGGCATACCATGTGATTCTCAGTTTTTCTCGGAATCTGTTGCATGCAATACTGCCCCTTGTCCAT CATGTTCGGAATTACCAAAATCATTTGGGACCAAATCCAACTGTTCTACTAATCAAGATGGAAATACTGCTTGTTCACTGTCTTGTCGCCCAGGATTGATTTTCTCAATCGCGAACCCGCCTTTAGATGAATATATATGTGGTCCGGGTACTGCTTACGAATGGAACGGAATACCACCGGCTTGTGGAC GAGGACATGGACCAAGAAATGTCCAGATTAAAGCCAATGTCGGCTATGGTCGCCTCATTCCCTGTACGAAAGCTGCTTCTGTCGCCCAgtccttaaaaaacaatatgCAGGGAGGGCTGCAGTGTAGATACAACAACATTTGCGATGTTCAGGTGGAAATTTCCG ATTGTGCATTATATGGAAGAAAGCGGAGATCGACTAGTAGCAGCATCGTAGTTACTTTATCAGTCACGTTCACAAGTACCGATATTGACTTGACATCTTATGACTTGTATGAAAACA TGAGTCAGCCTCTGGCGGAGCTCTTCACGGCAATAGACGAATTATCAGCATCTGCCGACCAACTGAACTCCTCGTACAGTCTGTTGAGTTTTGTTGTGGACGGAATCACTTACACATCATCAGATGTTTCTCTGACGGACTCCGTACTGTGTGAATCTACTTTTGGAACCACAGATGTTCTTTGTG TGGAATGCCCAAGTGGAACATATTATCTTCAAGGTCTGTGTGAGGTTTGTCCCATCGGGACTTACCAAGACGAGATGGGTAAAACGTACTGCAAAACATGTCCTAGTGGGTATACTACACAGTTTGTCGCCAGTCAAAGCTCTACTGCTTGTTCAG tgCCCAGTTCTGCAAGCACTAcagaaaataatgtaaaacaat ATCCCAATCGAAGATCAACACAGAGAGAAGTATATCTAGAGTAA
- the LOC128177952 gene encoding sushi, von Willebrand factor type A, EGF and pentraxin domain-containing protein 1-like isoform X1, whose product MALTLSSTKFRLLLGVCLSAILINVAGSMSFGGGTEDKKTCRVSELDVNEKGDDDRLVQNGDPFLYGDTIYTCVDGRWLNRASDIPSTLRRKKRGWSRLKCKWGWSRKCDKVNIPPKFTSCPPSGVVIYADRLRTTANHSWTQPTATDPEQGVLPVTLSFGKESGSEFDRGFQAITYEAVDNGGQRAICSFSFTVKVTSCSPIKWPVNGNVNCPPGEFLYGTTCNVTCQKGYEMVPMTNDGIQSITCNANGHKNSLPNICQLIECPSNDPKLYPEHGTVSCTNSNYYNSLCTTKCKEGYTRKMETETVCGEDKTWSNKTPDCKDSQPPLLKRCPENIYTYANKTGPSDPVTWASPLSEDNSGISFVNQTVGPINGSSFPVGQTEIRYIASDLDGNVSPECVFFVIVEEIICEPPLILDSYMTIECPDGYTYGSTCKLGCKSVFPLIGQSNITCEKNITAYPLKGYWNAGGTQPYCQKNPCNPLPSPLNGAMVCDTWLYGRFCQMQCTDKFDIPYGVAGTNGGSFTGAYTCSDLQGTFTPSNVVANCTVRKNPRKTGILGEFSYYTGDCNDATVLTDIKTNFINLMQYQEKRGFAGVCPDETECNVNNTVVTCGPVSGRRKKRHTHEIGTYSGYNSMPTDRTKRNTHEIRVETLLTTSWYNFNSSNVDTFYFLESLQTKLFDVIKDLGRNGSLTVRALSPDNNSFQLGYSDPFCDEGLAVRWSTLTCVPCSVGTYLDNTDPWNPKCYDCPKGTYKDTEDALSCTSCPVGTSTLNQASISENECIAQCKPGEYSVSGLVPCSPCPRSSYQPQSMSSTCLACPPGKSSKSGSTMLSECKDFDVVFKQSGDSLSFSANLTSEETQLTISMWIKIPTALNNIALYKAGTASCDIEILYRNMLYFIINGNEISSNITLNTETWTHVAFILDTTNQFAHIFIDGTKTFSTSIPLAPGISVIDSFSSIIVQNNQENINSVAVSGYRLITGVSSDSDVAQLASMCNASLSSLIDLTIENLIGASVAVPSVCYSTNHCNPNPCNGQICVSEAQSFVCQCENGFTGDNCQNAPRLCSETTCDNAGTCTNNGVNFTCICPTGYRGKRCEIQIVNGGWSEWNAWASCSTTCNGGMKTRTRECKSPPPDSDGIPCDSQFFSESVACNTAPCPSCSELPKSFGTKSNCSTNQDGNTACSLSCRPGLIFSIANPPLDEYICGPGTAYEWNGIPPACGRGHGPRNVQIKANVGYGRLIPCTKAASVAQSLKNNMQGGLQCRYNNICDVQVEISDCALYGRKRRSTSSSIVVTLSVTFTSTDIDLTSYDLYENMSQPLAELFTAIDELSASADQLNSSYSLLSFVVDGITYTSSDVSLTDSVLCESTFGTTDVLCVECPSGTYYLQGLCEVCPIGTYQDEMGKTYCKTCPSGYTTQFVASQSSTACSVPSSASTTENNVKQFLGLENQYFLIISASGSLIVIIAVVAIVSICIYRCTKRSQSKINTERSISRVNRNTLTPNGSPPPYEAWGYKK is encoded by the exons ACAAGGTCAACATTCCACCAAAGTTCACCAGCTGTCCACCCAGTGGGGTTGTCATTTATGCCGACAGATTAAGGACTACCGCAAATCATAGTTGGACTCAACCTACAGCGACAGACCCCGAACAAGGAGTTTTACC GGTCACGCTGTCTTTTGGAAAGGAATCTGGATCGGAATTTGACAGGGGCTTTCAAGCGATTACATACGAAGCTGTAGACAATGGCGGACAAAGAGCTATTTGCTCATTTAGTTTTACTGTAAAAG tAACATCATGTTCTCCCATTAAATGGCCCGTGAATGGAAATGTGAATTGCCCTCCTGGAGAATTTCTATATGGTACAACATGTAATGTGACATGTCAGAAAGGTTATGAAATGGTCCCAATGACCAATGATGGAATCCAGTCCATAACCTGTAATGCAAATGGCCATAAAAATTCCCTGCCGAATATCTGCCAAC TTATAGAATGCCCTTCAAACGATCCAAAATTGTATCCAGAACATGGAACTGTTTCTTGTACGAATTCAAACTACTACAACAGTTTATGTACAACTAAATGCAAGGAAGGTTATACTCGCAAAATGGAAACAGAAACTGTATGTGGTGAGGACAAAACATGGTCGAATAAAACGCCAGATTGCAaag ATAGTCAACCTCCTTTGCTGAAACGTTGTCcagaaaatatttatacttatgcCAACAAAACAGGTCCGTCTGATCCTGTAACTTGGGCCTCGCCGTTGTCAGAGGACAACTCTGGAATATCCTTTGTCAATCAAACCGTAGGTCCAATTAACGGATCTAGTTTTCCAGTGGGACAAACTGAAATTCGATACATTGCATCAGATCTTGATGGAAATGTTTCCCCTGAATGTGTTTTCTTTGTCATCGTTGAAG AAATAATTTGTGAACCGCCTCTCATACTTGATTCGTATATGACTATCGAATGTCCGGACGGATATACCTATGGATCTACATGTAAACTTGGCTGCAAAAGCGTATTTCCTCTCATTGGACAAAGCAAtattacatgtgaaaaaaaCATCACTGCTTATCCTTTAAAGGGATATTGGAATGCAGGTGGCACGCAACCTTATTGCCAAA AAAACCCCTGCAATCCACTTCCATCGCCATTGAATGGAGCAATGGTGTGCGATACTTGGTTGTATGGACGATTTTGCCAAATGCAATGCACAGACAAATTTGATATTCCATACGGCGTAGCTGGAACAAATGGTGGAAGCTTTACTGGCGCCTATACATGCAGTGATCTTCAAGGAACTTTCACGCCATCCAATGTTGTGGCTAATTGTACAG TTAGGAAAAATCCACGGAAAACAGGTATTTTGGGGGAGTTTTCCTATTACACAGGAGACTGTAATGACGCAACCGTTCTGACAgatattaaaacaaacttcATAAACCTCATGCAATATCAAGAGAAAAGAGGCTTTGCTGGTGTTTGTCCTGATGAAACTGAgtgtaatgtaaacaatacaGTGGTTACTTGTGGACCTGTTTCGGGACGTAGAAAAAAAAGACACACTCATGAAATAGGCACATACAGTGGATATAACAGTATGCCAACGGACAGAACCAAAAGGAATACACATGAAATACGTGTTGAAACATTACTGACAACTTCTTGGTACAATTTTAACTCTTCCAATGTAGACACGTTCTATTTCCTTGAAAGTCTGCAAACTAAACTTTTCGACGTTATAAAAGATCTAGGTAGAAATGGAAGTCTAACAGTAAGAGCTTTGTCTCCAGATAACAACAGTTTCCAACTTGGCTATAGTGATCCTTTCTGTGATGAGGGTCTTGCGGTCAGGTGGAGTACCTTAACTTGTG TTCCCTGCTCTGTTGGTACGTACCTAGACAACACAGACCCATGGAATCCAAAATGCTACGATTGTCCCAAAGGAACCTACAAGGATACAGAAGACGCCCTATCGTGTACATCGTGTCCTGTCGGCACTTCAACCTTAAACCAGGCGTCCATTAGCGAGAACGAATGCATAG CCCAGTGCAAACCCGGGGAGTACTCCGTTTCTGGTCTTGTTCCCTGCAGCCCGTGTCCACGGTCCTCTTATCAGCCACAAAGTATGTCTTCCACGTGCTTAGCCTGTCCTCCAGGGAAAAGTTCAAAATCTGGAAGTACAATGCTGTCTGAATGTAAAG ATTTTGATGTTGTTTTCAAACAATCCGGAGACAGTCTTTCGTTTTCTGCCAATTTAACATCGGAAGAAACACAGCTCACAATATCAATGTGGATTAAGATTCCAACAGCCCTTAACAACATTGCACTTTATAAAGCAGGCACGGCATCGTGTGACATCGAAATTCTATACAGGAACATGCTATACTTTATAATAAATGG caACGAAATATCTTCGAATATAACACTGAACACTGAAACATGGACTCATGTGGCTTTCATTCTGGACACTACAAACCAGTTCGCGCATATATTTATAGACGGTACTAAGACATTCTCTACGTCCATTCCACTAGCACCTGGAATATCCGTGATAGATTCTTTCTCCTCTATCATTGTACAAAATAACCAAGAAAACATCAATA gtgTTGCAGTGTCTGGCTATAGACTTATAACCGGTGTTTCCAGCGATTCTGACGTTGCACAGCTTGCCTCAATGTGTAATGCGTCATTGTCATCCCTTATTGATCTAACAATAGAAAATCTGATTGGAGCATCAGTAGCTGTGCCAAGCGTCTGTTATA GCACAAACCACTGCAACCCTAATCCTTGTAACGGGCAAATTTGTGTGTCTGAAGCACAGAGCTTTGTGTGTCAATGTGAAAATGGCTTTACTGGAGATAATTGCCAAAACGCACCAAGGCTTTGTTCCGAGACCACTTGTGATAACGCAGGCACCTGTACGAACAACGGGGTTAACTTCACTTGTATCTGCCCCACGGGATATCGAGGGAAACGATGTGAAATACAAATAG TGAATGGCGGTTGGAGCGAATGGAACGCTTGGGCTTCGTGTTCTACAACGTGTAATGGTGGAATGAAAACAAGAACTCGAGAATGCAAAAGTCCTCCGCCGGATTCTGACGGCATACCATGTGATTCTCAGTTTTTCTCGGAATCTGTTGCATGCAATACTGCCCCTTGTCCAT CATGTTCGGAATTACCAAAATCATTTGGGACCAAATCCAACTGTTCTACTAATCAAGATGGAAATACTGCTTGTTCACTGTCTTGTCGCCCAGGATTGATTTTCTCAATCGCGAACCCGCCTTTAGATGAATATATATGTGGTCCGGGTACTGCTTACGAATGGAACGGAATACCACCGGCTTGTGGAC GAGGACATGGACCAAGAAATGTCCAGATTAAAGCCAATGTCGGCTATGGTCGCCTCATTCCCTGTACGAAAGCTGCTTCTGTCGCCCAgtccttaaaaaacaatatgCAGGGAGGGCTGCAGTGTAGATACAACAACATTTGCGATGTTCAGGTGGAAATTTCCG ATTGTGCATTATATGGAAGAAAGCGGAGATCGACTAGTAGCAGCATCGTAGTTACTTTATCAGTCACGTTCACAAGTACCGATATTGACTTGACATCTTATGACTTGTATGAAAACA TGAGTCAGCCTCTGGCGGAGCTCTTCACGGCAATAGACGAATTATCAGCATCTGCCGACCAACTGAACTCCTCGTACAGTCTGTTGAGTTTTGTTGTGGACGGAATCACTTACACATCATCAGATGTTTCTCTGACGGACTCCGTACTGTGTGAATCTACTTTTGGAACCACAGATGTTCTTTGTG TGGAATGCCCAAGTGGAACATATTATCTTCAAGGTCTGTGTGAGGTTTGTCCCATCGGGACTTACCAAGACGAGATGGGTAAAACGTACTGCAAAACATGTCCTAGTGGGTATACTACACAGTTTGTCGCCAGTCAAAGCTCTACTGCTTGTTCAG tgCCCAGTTCTGCAAGCACTAcagaaaataatgtaaaacaat TTTTAGGGTTAGAAAATCAGTATTTTCTCATAATCAGCGCCAGTGGATCCTTGATCGTGATTATAGCAGTTGTGGCTATTGTTTCTATTTGTATATACCGCTGTACAAAAAG ATCCCAATCGAAGATCAACACAGAGAGAAGTATATCTAGAGTAAATCGAAACACATTGACTCCCAACGGTTCACCCCCTCCGTATGAGGCTTGGGGGTACAAGAAATAA